One stretch of Psilocybe cubensis strain MGC-MH-2018 chromosome 6, whole genome shotgun sequence DNA includes these proteins:
- a CDS encoding Hercynylcysteine sulfoxide lyase, with product MCASPDFFSFPPPQFGKDARKLFFLEEGFVNLNHGSFGALPIPVQDGCFEITKEIERNPDVFMRQKLLERIDDARELVAPMLGADPSTCVFIPNISTGINTVLNNFQWTSSDVIVHTDSVFDSVLLSINRMQTPQKSVFKLPFPLSHAAILQDFRKHLQSVKGSGKVVAIFETMMPLPGIILPWKEMVRICKEEGVWSVVDGAHSIGHELDIDLSSADPDFWMTNCSKWLFTKKGCSILYVPLRNQEIINSTVTPPLTYPTPGKRPSSFVSKFYWNGSTDLMSVLSIEYAIAFRKYIGGEKKINDYCHELALKGGRCVAAILKTEVMSSDRIAEELIGNMVNVSLPIHQSIKPSGEIYLLYQNTFLSTYKMFAPIFYYRGKWWVRISAQIYNDIDDFKKLGENLVVKNLLEPATAPTFLAMDPFLPKFRIPTIERLGVKTCMPDVTESTAAQIAKDWFDAFSSFAQEQNVSGIQGLICEDALWRDLYALTWDIRTFDGISRIQSFLNARMQTMTMHSFTWRNFARLQRPYPDLVWIVVMFGFETYVGRCSFIARLVPTPGGWKAFTLFTNLENLKDFPESIGPSRQSVRVASSAWRDHREQENRFTESNPAVLIVGGGQSGLSLAARLKYLNVPTLVIEKDGRIGDSWRKRYDSLCLHFPIWYDNMPYIPFPPTWPKYSPGFKMADWLEHYADILELNIWTSSTVLDAVQHQDETWTVRVKKPDGVIRVFNVNHFVIATGQGDGVPRMPSIPKADIFRGEILHSSKYKRPTNFVGKKVVVIGTGNSDVTMYQRSATLVMNLDKCWDLFAGPLYSETSPPNDLSDQLSQSIPHLLLEGGLAQRNTAAILASQREMQDALREVGFKLNDGVLGAGILLNLKQKGGGHYFDVGASQLIINGDIKIKSDSAILEYEEHGLKFADGSRLDADVIICATGGGDVRQIVSQLCGESVASECPPFFGVNEEGEMTWFRPFPRKGLWYMHGNLSLTRFHSKHVAMYIKAMEEKLIISRYPSDMSPKCIQLRQLELPPNSEI from the exons ATGTGCGCTTCACCCGACTTTTTCTCGTTTCCCCCTCCACAGTTTGGCAAGGATGCAAGGAAACTATTCTTTTTGGAGGAGGGGTTCGTTAACCTTAACCATG GTTCATTTGGGGCCCTTCCTATCCCAGTTCAGGATGGTTGTTTCGAGATAACCAAAGAAATCGAGCGAAATCCAGATGTTTTCATGCGCCAAAAGCTTCTCGAACGCATCGACGATGCGCGTGAGCTAGTTGCTCCCATGTTGGGAGCCGATCCTAGCACCTGTGTCTTTATCCCCAATATATCTACAGGAATTAACACAGTCCTCAATAATTTTCAGTGGACATCTTCCGACGTGATTGTACACA CTGATTCTGTGTTTGATTCCGTACTGCTTTCAATCAACCGTATGCAGACCCCACAAAAGTCTGTCTTCAAGCTTCCATTTCCACTCTCCCATGCTGCTATTCTGCAAGACTTTCGAAAACATTTGCAATCTGTGAAAGGCAGCGGAAAAGTTGTGGCCATCTTCGAGACAATGATGCCTCTTCCTGGAATAATTCTTCCATGGAAAGAAATGGTTCGAATATGCAAGGAAGAAGGGGTCTGGAGTGTTGTCGACGGTGCTCATTCCATCGGGCATGAACTCGACATTGACCTTTCTTCGGCAGATCCCGATTTTTGGATGACG AACTGCAGCAAATGGCTCTTCACAAAGAAAGGATGCTCGATACTCTATGTCCCTTTACG aaatcaagaaataaTTAACTCAACCGTTACTCCTCCCTTGACTTACCCAACCCCTGGAAAGAGGCCGAGTAGCTTTGTCTCAAAATTCTATT GGAATGGGTCAACCGATCTCATGTCTGTTCTTAGCATTGAATATG CAATTGCGTTCCGAAAGTATATCGGAGGCGAGAAAAAGATCAACGACTACTGCCACGAGCTAGCATTGAAAGGGGGCCGCTGCGTCGCAGCTATTCTAAAAACGGAAGTCATGTCCTCCGATAGAATTGCAGAGGAGTTGATCGGGAACATG GTTAACGTATCACTTCCAATTCATCAAAGCATCAAACCCTCCGGAGAGATCTACCTTTTGTACCAAAACACGTTCCTAAGTACGTACAAGATGTTTGCTCCTATCTTCTACTACAGAGGAAAGTGGTGGGTTAGAATCAGTGCCCAGATCTATAACGAT ATCGATGATTTCAAGAAATTGGGGGAGAATTTAGTTGT AAAGAACCTCTTAGAACCAGCAACAGCACCCACATTCTTAGCCATGGATCCCTTCCTTCCCAAATTCCGTATCCCTACCATCGAAAGACTCGGGGTAAAGACTTGTATGCCCGATGTAACAGAAAGCACGGCCGCGCAAATTGCAAAGGATTGGTTCGACGCTTTCTCCTCCTTTGCCCAGGAACAGAATGTTTCCGGAATACAGGGACTTATTTGTGAAGATGCGCTGTGGAGGGATCTCTACGCACTCACATGGGACATCCGCACGTTCGATGGAATATCACGTATTCAATCTTTCCTCAACGCCCGCATGCAAACCATGACAATGCATTCATTCACTTGGAGGAACTTCGCTCGATTGCAGAGGCCATATCCTGATTTGGTGTGGATTGTCGTAATGTTTGGATTTGAAACATACGTGGGACGCTGTAGCTTTATTGCTCGGCTTGTCCCAACCCCTGGCGGGTGGAAGGCCTTCACGTTATTTACTAACTTGGAGAACCTGAAAGACTTCCCAGAGTCTATAGGCCCTTCGAGACAGAGTGTACGTGTCGCTTCGAGCGCATGGAGAGATCACAGAGAACAAGAAAACCGGTTCACAGAGTCTAATCCGGCAGTACTGATCGTGGGAGGAGGCCAGAGCGGGTTGAGCCTAGCAGCACGATTAAAGTATCTCAATGTGCCCACTTTGGTCATCGAAAAAGATGGTAGGATTGGGGATTCATGGAGGAAGAGATACGACTCTTTGTGTCTTCACTTCCCAATTT GGTATGACAATATGCCGTATATTCC ATTCCCCCCAACATGGCCGAAATACTCTCCAGGTTTCAAG ATGGCGGATTGGCTCGAACACTATGCTGATATCTTGGAATTAAACATATGGACTTCATCAACTGTACTGGATGCTGTGCAGCATCAGGATGAGACCTGGACAGTCCGAGTAAAGAAACCGGATGGGGTCATTCGCGTATTCAATGTTAACCACTTCG TTATTGCCACAGGGCAAGGTGACGGAGTTCCACGGATGCCTTCTATTCCCAAAGCC GACATTTTTCGAGGAGAGATTTTACATTCGTCGAAATACAAACGACCAACCAACTTCGTCGGCAAGAAGGTTGTTGTTATTGGAACGGGTAACTCAG ATGTGACTATGTACCAACGATCAGCTACTCTCGTCATGAATCTCGATAAATGCTGGGATCTTTTCGCTGGAC CCCTCTACAGTGAAACCTCGCCACCTAACGACCTATCTGATCAGTTGTCTCAATCCATACCTCATCTCCTCTTGGAGGGAGGATTGGCTCAACGTAACACCGCAGCCATTCTTGCCAGTCAGAG AGAGATGCAGGACGCTCTTAGGGAAGTCGGGTTTAAGCTTAACGACGGCGTCCTTGGAGCTGGAATATTGTTAAACCTAAAACAAAAGGGAGGTGGACATTACTTCG ACGTCGGCGCGTCCCAGTTGATCATAAACGGAGACATCAAGATAAAGAGCGACAGTGCTATACTTGAATACGAGGAGCACGGGCTAAAATTCGCAGACGGAAGTCGTCTTGACGCCGACGTCATTATTTGCGCCACAGG AGGTGGCGATGTCCGTCAGATTGTATCCCAACTGTGCGGTGAATCCGTAGCTTCAGAATGTCCACCATTTTTTGGCGTGAATGAGGAAGGGGAAATGACATGGTTCCGACCGTTCCCTAGGAAAGGATTATGGTATATGCACG GCAACCTTTCTCTTACCAGGTTCCATTCCAAGCACGTTGCCATGT ACATTAAGGCTATGGAAGAGAAACTAATCATATCCCGATACCCCTCCGACATGAGCCCCAAGTGCATTCAGCTCAGACAGCTTGAGTTGCCTCCCAACAGTGAGATTTAG